The sequence below is a genomic window from Streptomyces sp. NBC_00289.
GGTACCAGCCGGGGAAGACGGTGCGGAAGGTGACGTGACCGTGCCGGTCGGTGCGCCAGGTGCCGCGCAGGTAGCGCGTGTCGTCCGTCGGCTCCTGGTGGCCGCCGCCACCGCCACCCGGGCCGCCGGTCGGGGGCTCGCCCGTGGGTGTGCCGGTCGGGGGCTCGCCCGTGGGGGCGGGGCCGCCACCACCGCCGCCGTTGCCCTGGTTCTCGTATCCGGAGTAGACACCCACCGCGTCGCAGTGCCAGATGTCGACGGCCGCGTCCCGGATCGGCCGGCAGGTCTCGGAGTCGATCACCTTGAGGCCGAGCAGGAGCGGGATGCCCTCGCGGTCCTCGGTGATGTCCCGGCGGAGTTTGTCCGCGTCGATGTAGTAGGGGCCCTCGACGGTTTCCGAGGTGAGGCGGTAGCAGACGCCGGCGCCGTCCTCCGCCGACGTGTCCGCGCCGTCTCCCGCGAAGGCGGTCGTCGTCAGCGCGCCGCCGACGAGGCCCGCCGCCGCGATGCCGCCCGCACCGGCGACCACGACCGTGCGGCGGGTTAATTCCCGTGCTCTGTGTGCTTCCTGGTAGTCCGTCATGAGGCCGGGACGCTAGGCAGGAAACCTGTCAGGAATATGGGAAAGAGCTGTCAGCTGCCCTGGAACGCGAAAGTGGCTCGGAACCGACGCCGGTTCCGAGCCACTCCTTCTGTTCGCGCCACTCTGGCCGGTCGCGCTGCTTCGTGCCGTTCGTGCTACTTCGGCTGCGGCTTCCGCACCGAGAGGTGCAGCTCGCGCAGGCGGGTCTCCTCCAGCTCCGTCGGCGCGCCCATCATCAGGTCCTGGGCGTTGCCGTTGAGCGGGAAGGAGATGGTCTCGCGGATGTTGGGCTCGTCGGCGAGCAGCATCACGATGCGGTCGACGCCCGGAGCGATGCCGCCGTGCGGCGGGGCGCCGAAGCGGAAGGCGCGCAGCATGCCGGCGAACTTCTCCTCGACGGTCTCACGGTCGTAGCCCGCGATCTCGAAGGCCTTGAGCATGATGTCGGGCTCGTGGTTCCGGATCGCGCCGGAGGACAGCTCGACGCCGTTGCAGACGATGTCGTACTGCCAGCCGAGGATGTCCAGCGGGTCCTGGGTCTCCAGGGCCTCCAGGCCGCCCTGCGGCATCGAGAAGGGGTTGTGCGAGAAGTCGATCCCGCCGGTCTCCTCGTCCTTCTCGTACATCGGGAAGTCGACGATCCAGCAGAAGCGGAAGACGTTCTCCTCGAACTGGCCCGCGCGCTTCGCGGCTTCCACCCGCACCGCGCCCATGATCTTGGAGACCTCGTCGAACTCGCCCGCGCCGAAGAAGACCGCGTGGCCGGGGGCCAGGGAGAGCCGCTTGGTGAGCTCGGCGACGTTCGCCTCGGTGAGGAACTTCGCGATCGGACCGGTCAGCGACCCGTCCTCGGCGACGCGCACCCAGGCGAGACCCTTGGCGCCCTGGGAGACCGCGAAGTCACCGAGCTGGTCGAAGAACTTGCGGGGCTGCGCCGAGACGTCCGGCACCGACAGCGCACGCACGTGCTTGCCCGCGAAGGCCTTGAACTCCGAGCCCTCGAAGACGTCGGTGATGTCCACCAGCTCCAGCTGGGCCCGCAGGTCCGGCTTGTCGGAGCCGTACTTCAGCATCGCCTCGCGGAACGGGATCCGCGGGAAGGGGGAGGTGACGTGCCGCCCGCCGCCGAACTCCTCGAACAGCTCCGTCATGAGCTTCTCGATCGGCTGGAAGAC
It includes:
- the aspS gene encoding aspartate--tRNA ligase, with amino-acid sequence MHRYRSHTCGELRASDVGTDVRLSGWLHNRRDLGGILFIDLRDHYGITQLVARPGTPAYEALDKVTKESTVRVDGKVVSRGTDNVNPDLPTGEIEVEVGEVELLGAAQPLPFTINTEDGVNEERRLEYRFLDLRRERMHRNIMLRTAVISAIRHKMTALGFNEMATPILSATSPEGARDFVVPSRLHPGKFYALPQAPQQFKQLLMISGFDRYFQIAPCFRDEDARADRSPGEFYQLDVEMSFVEQEDVFQPIEKLMTELFEEFGGGRHVTSPFPRIPFREAMLKYGSDKPDLRAQLELVDITDVFEGSEFKAFAGKHVRALSVPDVSAQPRKFFDQLGDFAVSQGAKGLAWVRVAEDGSLTGPIAKFLTEANVAELTKRLSLAPGHAVFFGAGEFDEVSKIMGAVRVEAAKRAGQFEENVFRFCWIVDFPMYEKDEETGGIDFSHNPFSMPQGGLEALETQDPLDILGWQYDIVCNGVELSSGAIRNHEPDIMLKAFEIAGYDRETVEEKFAGMLRAFRFGAPPHGGIAPGVDRIVMLLADEPNIRETISFPLNGNAQDLMMGAPTELEETRLRELHLSVRKPQPK
- a CDS encoding intradiol ring-cleavage dioxygenase, whose protein sequence is MTDYQEAHRARELTRRTVVVAGAGGIAAAGLVGGALTTTAFAGDGADTSAEDGAGVCYRLTSETVEGPYYIDADKLRRDITEDREGIPLLLGLKVIDSETCRPIRDAAVDIWHCDAVGVYSGYENQGNGGGGGGPAPTGEPPTGTPTGEPPTGGPGGGGGGHQEPTDDTRYLRGTWRTDRHGHVTFRTVFPGWYRGRCVHIHVKVHVDGEWTDAGYEGGHACHTGQFFFDEESVLASAEVEPYASNAAERTTLSEDTIYDQSGTPGGLLKLRYDRRDIARGVRGSLTVGVDPDATQDGQGAPPQPSTSASASASAEAS